Within Populus trichocarpa isolate Nisqually-1 chromosome 6, P.trichocarpa_v4.1, whole genome shotgun sequence, the genomic segment ATATATTCAATAACATAAGATAAGACtttcatacaaataaaattgactaaataaaaccaaacaataaaaatattatgcaaggtcgAACACATcagcaatattatttaaaaatgaatacgttttattttaaaaaataaattgtatttgaataaaaaaattatagatgaattagaataatatcttgaaaaatcaaacaaaaatagaaaaacaaaaacttatattaaaaaaaggcatGCAAAACTTGTAACATaaatcatgagactgagataaactcatataaaaaacttgaagacaatcacaaaattaatattaaaaaaaactaatgtagaacgataaaattttatgaagctgaatgattagtacttaaaagtgtatttttatcaaggttttatatcatcattctgcacttgaagtatcaataactcattaactaaaacatattttataataacatatctaataatataagatacttttaatttatggtaaatattcatcttaaatgcaggcctatcacataaatcaaaggattgattgatgagtttaactactgaaattgagaagacaaagagagggttaagcttagaaaagagatgttggttcagtccaaactggaacactgtttagtcattgggtcatatctggagttgtagatcttggatttcaatttggtttacatggctagaaagctaaaacataggcctaaaacattcatgagaagtccaagactcaattctgctgtttggaagttcaaatcttagcaacaacggagaagtcagaatctgtcctgcagtgcagacactgttcagtgttcagcccatatctcaagttctagaagtccaaatgcactgattctttcaattaattgaatgatgaaattgaaagcaaatGAAACTTCAATAAAAGTgccaaggagaagaaaaaaagggaccgaaatgaaaaacaaaacatataagaaattgcaattaaaggactaaattgaaaaaaaaaacttttacaaaaggaataaaaacgaaataaaaattaagaaaatgatgattgaaattaaaaaatatatatgagaaatattaattgaaggactaatttgaaaagaaaagaccttctataaatggaagaataatgaaataagaaataaagaaaatgatgactAAGATTGAAAAGTAAAGAACAAACAGGATAATGGTGTACATTACTTGTcaggaaatagaaaagaaaagaaaaaaaatcaaataaccacCAGCGACAATTCGACCATCGTTAATTGCTATGTGCTACTCCACAGGGAAAAGACACGATAACGTATCTAGGGAGATGATGGAAGGCTAATTTTGGCCACCGGGTTGCATCACATATACGGCCTAAAAATCACGGACACCACACACTCCAATAGcttttctcatttaaaaattcaaaaataatataaaaatttcaaaagaccCCAATGACCTTGGCAATTACATTAAATACTCGTGTGAAAGTACAAAACCCCCTTgaatgcaaaaatatattttatatatatttgtattgtttttagcattttcaatattatcttaaaagaatttaaatttttaaaaatattttaaacacttTTAACTTTTAATCTGTAAGTTTTATaatcactgattttttttattgaattaatgttAACATTATTTggttgtaaaataaattaaaatataaaaaaaattgaggaactAATATGATTGTGGCCGAGCCACACTTTTTCTGTAAATACCAGTctacagttaaaaaaacaaaaggggtgGAAAAAAATTTAGAGGCACAGGGGcggagaaaacaaaagaaaaaaccctaacctAAGCTGATCTACACACAAGCCGCCACTTCCCCCCCGTTTTTGCCTTGGCAAAGCAAACCAGAGAACCCACACAAATACACAGAAGCCGCCGCCTCCCCCCCtttcctttgaaaaaaaacctctcGGCCATTCCATCTCCACCTCTCACCTTCCCTCTTCCACAGCTCCACTCTCTTCCCCAGCGCCATTCTCTCTTACTCATCGCCATTTCCAGACCCAACAGCCCATTCTCCTGAACCAGCCGCCAGCTGGTGAAGACCCGGCAATCCCCGTTCTCTTCTCCATCTCCCCGCAGATTAGCCTCCACAGAAGCCAGCCACCGCCTCCAGCTAGCTCCACCGTTGCCCGCAGTCCCTAATCGGCGCAGACCGGCCTCCACCGAAACCAACCCGGAGCGGCCTGAACACAGCGGCAACCCACACACGGGTGAACTCACAGATCGTCCCCTTCCTCATCAACTGACTCTTCTTCATCGGTTCAACCGCACGGAGCAGATCTGGACCGCGAACCAACGGCCGGATCTGCCACCAGCAGAGGGAAACGAACCGggaggaagaaagaagacagaGGATGGTCAGATCTAAAAGAAGGAAACGATTAAAACCCATTGCTGTTTGtgcgttttctttttgttgctgGTGACGGGATTCCTCACCACCGGCAGGAAAGTGAAGAGTGGAAGGTGTTAGAGACCCCCTGTTTCCCGGTTTGTTCtccacgcgccgccactgtttcCGCGATCCAGAAGCCTTCCAGCACTGTTCccaaggcttttttttttgtaattttcagattttgatgtgtatatttatattactgtttgatttattttgaatttaggTAATTGTTAACATGTAAATGTGGGTGTATgggaaaaacataataaaaagggATGAATTTTGGTAATTGTTAACATGTAAATGTAAATGTGGttgtatgagaaaaacataataaaaagggTTGTGtgggtttgtatttttttatgttgaaattataaaaaaacaaaaataataaaaagaagaaaaaagaattaagtgttttaatttgtatatggtctattttaaaaataaataaaattatgttgtattttttgtgaaagtataagtttttatatattttgggatttaataattgatttattaaattattaagaatttgcttaatattttaaatttttaaaccaCATTAAACTGCGAAGCAGCTTATCTTATCTCGGGTGGAGTGTGCTAGGAGAgctaatatcttttttagttgtaattagttttttatttataaaattctgACAAGACTAGTATATCAGGTTTGTTTTCTAGTAATCTTCAATCAAATACTAGAAGGTTACTTTCAAATTAAGCAAATGAACGAAAATTGTAAACCGACACCGCGCTCAGGTGACGTGCGACAAAGATTGTGAAAAGTCAAAAAAGTTCATggtcaataattttaattttgtttaactttgagggtaaaaaaatatttttattgtgaaaaaaaactaaaaacgaTTTAAACACCCATCAATGAGCAAGTGAAAAAGACCAAGACACCCCACCCTCAAGGCTCTATCTTTTTTTCcactcaagaaaaaaatgataattttattataacaatctacaataaaatatatcttagGCTATGGTGAAACTTCCATttgttttagagtttttgttaactagtttttttagcCGTGCTGTTGAGAGTCagctcattttttttcaactttcaaaaatataaatacataagaAAGTTATAAACTCAATGCACAATGCTGaaacacttataaaatatttaaattgttacgTATtggatgaaatatatttttttaaaaaaatattaaaacggcGGCATATTAGATCAATCTGATCCAACCAATAAAACTTGCGATATGGGTAATGTGATTATGATAAAACCATGAAACTCATATTAAAACAAACTAGGTAGCTCAATTATAatgaaccaaatattgaaggctaaaagttgaaaaaaaaattaaattttacaaaaaggaCCCGAGAAAGTGACTTGAGTAAACCTACATCGATGGTCTACACAATACCGCAGGTCTaaccaaatttttcttaatggaaaaagaaaaaagttcaagCAACACTAGAATTTCtaaagatgtaaaaaaaaattaagactcaAGTCATTAAATCgactgagtttaataaattcagttaatttaataatatgaaaaaaaacaagcaatctcgtgcaaatattttaaacttaggTTAATATCTCAAATTCACGACATGTGAAATTATAGACTTGAGTTCAATTAAgaatctcaattctcaaccaatttaatatttaagagtgaaattgaaaaaaatatgttattaatcttaaaaatttaccaaagaaaaaatagcaataaaaagaatgaacatgaaatcaaaagggaaaaaaatgaataggggtgaaatttaaaaatcaaattcaaaactatctcaaataaaaaaaaaataacaatcaaaagaataaaaatcaaatttaacaggctaaaaattgaagaatgataAAGTTggcaaaaaatttaattttcaaaattaattacaataaaacaaacAGGGACCAattccatagaaaaaaaaaagacttgaaggGCTAATCTAAAAATCTAGAGGGTCAAacatgaatttataggagaagagagaaaggaaaaaaaaggttttcgACGTCAAACCTAGGTTCATTGATCACACACACTGCTTAGCGAGGAATAGGTATCCAAGACGATCAATCGAATGACACAATGAAGAAATGGTTTCATCCACAAGAGTCAGCCACACTCGCTATCAAAAAACCGTGGAGCAAATAACACATGCAACACACGcatcaacaaattttttatttatcaaaataccaCATTGTGCCCAGGACCAAATAATTACTATGAAAATACCTGTGTGAAATGACTAATAAGTCATTGCAATAAAactttgagaattttgattttaagggtCATAGAGTCATTACAATGTacttaaaaaagtaaaacataataaaatccCCTAGACTATAGttaagtgtttttgttttgtttttaaaggcaatcaagtaatttaattatgcaaaattatgagAAGACCGAGATGCccctaaaaaaattctaaaatgacAAGTAAATCATGTGAGAACCATTTTACCCTGAAGGCTagttctttgtgattttttaaagggTAAAGCATAAATTTATTCTTCCAATCCACGTTGAATCACGTGTATTATATAGTAGTACTTTTCCCACAATAATTaggttcaattaattttaaaggttaaaattaaaaagaaaaaaaaaactaaatctatgaGACTGATATATAAtccaatagaaataaaattaaaaaaacttatgaaatataatttttaaaacaatctaatatttaatgataaaattgtattttttgtatgtGCTATAATGATTTAACCActtattttagtgttttgttaatatgcttggttagaatttaaataagaaatttgaaaagattcgagatatataatttattacatttgattttattttttaaaataatacaaggtATATTAGTAGGAATTAACAACTATATGTCGTGTACTATATGACTAAGTTAGAATgatttcaataaatcaattatttataaataaatgttttatttacttgtaaactaaggttgtcaatttcattCCATTTCGTCTGGAATGACCGAAATATTtgataccaattcaaaaaactgaacaaaatggaacaattttcatctcatttcaaaTTTTGGTCCGTTCTGGATTTTTCAGCTAAATTTCAGCCAAaatgttccggtttcattccacatgttctgTTTTGGTCTTGAAAAGCCACTGAATCCAATTGAACCtcgttcaatttaattaattaaaccactcAAGTATAAAAGgctttttttcattactattttcaataacaaagatattaataataatattgaaaattattattactattttcattaacaatgatattaattttttaaaattagatttatcactaatatatttggtttatattcatattgttttttttcatgtttatactttgtaagaatttgagcaaaacaagagaTGTCTTAGATCTCatttagccttgataacattgacctagctttatatttaaaatatttgtgttaaaacattttactttcataatattttgatattttgtttaagttgaattattttaagtaaagatctatttaatcttaactatttagaaatattttaaattttaaaattatatttgcttgacattatatttgtattacataatttataattaatttatcttgaatttaaattatgtttgttgaatatatatatatatatatatatatatatatatatatatatatatattaaccccAGCATGccaaaatactttaaaataaaacattttatttcaattgaaaaaataaaacatctatgaaaacaaaatcaacaaacttattgtaaacaaaacaacaacaaagaatGGGCAGAAGCAGAGTCGGCGGAACAATCCGGGACTTCCAAGCCGCAGTGTGTCAGCTAGAAGAGGCAATTTCCAAGCAGCAACTGGACTGGAGGAAAGAGGAAAGAGGAGAAATCCTAAAAGGATTAGGAGAAGAAAAGTCCAGAATTAAAAAGCTTTATATGAGACAGAAACAGCCTTGAATAGCAACTCATCAGCATGCCAAAATTCTGAGTTCTGATTCGTGTTAActatcttatattatattaggattatttttataaattattttccatctATAAATAGCCAAAATGAATTGCTATCTGATGTAATAATCACACGaatctaatttaaataaattaagaattatttatactaataaaaaaaaatcagtaattaTAACTAaagattaaacttaaaaaattaaaaaatagatataaatcaaaatatttgatctagTAACGTGAACCATATACCTAGTTATATTTGGtaactttatttattagatttaatattctatttaatcaaacaataataaaaattaatttatatacaaaaataattaaattaaatataaaaaaataatttatacaggATTacacatattataaaaatattataatttttataaaaaccaaataaaaactaaataaaagtgCACGCACcagcaccatcaccatcacctttaaaaatagaatctttggcttttatttggaataattgTAAATACTTACGTAACcctacaataatatttatatatctcACCAACCTTGTTGACCTTATTGTGTAATCACAGAGGATGGTCTCTCtgagtaaaatattataaattatatgagtttatttataaggttttatggaatgaaaaatatattatcaattaattaacaaaatttgcATTGGGATAATACCATAGCCAGTCTTTAATTAGACGTCCTGCAAAACAGGTAGTTGCAAAACAGGAAGCAAATTGGAACCCCAACTTGAATGTTTTTCGTGATTGGTTTGAAGATTTAAGATAGTGAAAAGAGTCTCTCTTTGAAgactttgtttgaaaaataattaagatctatttggggtttttattttattatattttggatGGATAGCTAGCGTGGCCCTTTTTAATAGAGTTACAGAAGtgagattttgggtttttgttttattattttgagtcTGGTCGGGAACACGGGCACCACGACGGTGCAACCTGTGTTTTTAATGGAGTTACAGGTGCACgtaccatcaccatcaccatggAAGTGAGGTTTTgggtggtttttattttattatattttggatGAATAGCCAGTTTGGCCCTTTTTAATGGAGTTATAAAAGTGaggttttgggtttttattttattattttgagtcTGGTTAGGAACATGCGCATCATTGCAGTGCAATATATGactatatgtttttaaatcaaaaatatattttaatatattaatatttaaaacatgTGTGCAGTTCGAACATCAACTTTtaacatattttgttttttatttatttttttaaaatagtttttttttgtgtgttttcagatatttttaatgttttatatcaagaataattttatttttttaaaaaatattatttaattatattttaaaacaaaaaaaatattataagaaaaccaTCTTTGCCAAAGTACGGTCGAATGATGTTGTTTCTGGGCATTTCATCCGGCGAAAAAAGACGAGAGAATAGATGGAGATCGAGGGGTTTTTTGAaacagataatatatatatagcacttTGGAAGAAAGCATCCATCCAAAGGGACTATACAAAGATAAGATagcacataaaaaacaaagactatGTAGTAAAGCCTCCCATATTTGCTGACCAAACATGTAAGAAGCCATCAACAATGGAAAAACTGTGACCATTGACTTGAAACTACTAGCTGGGCACAAAGTCGTGCATCATCTAGCTAGATGAAAGAGGTCAAAACAACAGCAGCATCACAAAAGGGATGATATTATAAACACAACAACACTAAGGCCCATCATGACCACTGGATTTGAATCCAATGGTTGATGTTGGACGTTGACTCAAACCATCGGTCTTCTGAAACTTGATTTCCCTTTACATGATTGTGCATGGCGCCGAGGGATATTAGTCTTCACAAACATATGCACTTCTGCACACACTTCGGCAACTACAACAACCATCTCCCCATATATCACACTCTGACCATCTACAAGGTACATAACAATATGCAGGAGGTGTTGGCATACAAAAGTGATTGCATACAAAAGTGATATCGACAACAGCTACTGTTTGTTGTTTTGGTTCAGGCTTCGGATCAGGCGGCTTGATGATCTCAATGCACTTGACAGTTGGACCTCCTTTgcagtatatttttttcttgatcttttcagGACAGCAACCCACCACAGTGATTGTCACTGTGTTTTCCTTCTCGACATATTCCTGGTTCTGGATTTCTAttgttcattaattaattaacatcatCAAATCCACAAAACTTAGTCACTTCCTTTGGtaataaaaacaactcaaacctAGCACTGttcttaaagagaaaaaaagaaagactcaCGAGGGATAGCACACAGTACtctcttgattttcttgtggCATTTTTCGCATCCAAGGTCAACCACCTTAATCTCCATCGTTGTGACTTTCTGTAACAGTAGTACGTAGTTAGTGCATGCATTTTATATAGGACCTCACCATGATCATTAATcccaatagaaaacaaagaaaatctcaCGATAAATTTATAGACAGAAAGATTGGAAGAACTCAAAACATGTTCTGACATGGAAGAATCCGCTGTAGAGATATCAAGAACTTGTACATATATAGGACCTCCacgtaaaaagaagaaaagccaAATTAAGAGGATCGAtgcattaaaagataaattaacacacacaaatatatatcataCCGTTTCTTCCATGGTTTTGTGTATGCTTTGATCCGATGAGACGATGGAAATACTGagagtatatatatagaggTGTGGGAGGGGGGgctaatttaattaagataaatacATGCATCTGAGACATGGGAGGCCTCAATTTAGTTGTCCTTGCATTTTTAGACCAATAAGATGAGGAAATGTGGACTTGGGAGTGGAAACTTGATGCAACCATCGTAAATATCGTCACTGCTGACCCAACAATCTTTCATCAGCAAGAGATGGTTTTGATGTGCACATCTCACCTTCTATTTTGTTAATCAATTCAAAGGTTAAGCTAAATTGTGATTTGAATTCCTTATCCTTCGCTGTTATAGTCATCATTGGGTTTGAATTCCTATGAAATggcatttttatatatataattgtgatttttttaatatttcatgctGTGCTTTATTAATATATCGATTTGGAAAGGAGAAAGAGCCTGAAGTGCTTCAAAAGATTAAAGGGGTGGCTATCTGCCAATTGCCATGTGTGGGCACAAGGGAGagaagttaaagaaaaaaaattgtgggcTCCAGAAATATTCCATGAGTGCAAAACTACAAAAGAAAGATgattttactttgaaatttatGCCACCGCGGGTCATGGAAGACATTATTCggtatcaaaaattatttttgtttaaaattatttttttatatatttttaaattgttttatgtgctgatatcaataataaattttaaaaaattaaaaaaatattattttgatacatttctaaataaaaataacactaaaaataaCCGCTACTATATTCTCCAACATCCTCGAAGTAATGTTTGTTATTGCGATTCATTGTGTTTTTAAGAGTGTTCgtagtttaaaaatacattataataaattcgttttgatttttttatttttgacatcaacgtattaaaatcatcgaaatatattaaaaaaacaatttaataccTTTTTAagccaaatataattttaaaacgcactcaaacataatttaaacacaaaatcaaacgaAGCCTAGAAGAAAGCAGCCATTGAACATTCTCTAATTTGATGTGGCCTCACCATATATAAATCGGGTTTCCATTAACATTAAGCTTAGCTCGTGGCTCACATGACAAGACTAGGACTGATTATAAGCATAAGGGCCACCTGACCAGTCTCTTTTATggtattctttttagtttattatatcTTATAGTCAATCGGTTGGTTACAAGTAACATTATTTACCCTTTTTCCCTTGGGTTCCATTGTGGTGTATGATCCCTCCTTATTGACTAAATTTTGGCTTTGCATTCTTGTGCTTCCGAGCACCATAAATAATTCACCACTCCTCCATATTAAGTAATTGGGGCTGGTTGAGGATTTTTTTACTGTTCCTCTCTATAGACTAAAATAAGCTACCCCAATTACATCTGGTGGCGTCTAgctcaactaaaaaattaacctcTTTGAACAAACTAGATACTTGGCTAATCCCCCGGTTTTTGGTATAAGTAACGAGGGTGAGTAACTAATATAAGTAGTTAAACCAATCAATCGGACCCATCATTTGTCACCACAGCTCATAAAATATGACGAATTGTCCACCCAATAAGCTATCCACCTGAAATTACTATGATAGAgtgcttaatattttttcactcATGCCTTCTCATCTAGGTTGTTCCACTCTTTGCTTCAAATCAGCCTAATattgaacaacaaaaaatttattgaaaacttCTCTCGATGTCTTTAAGTGATTGACTATCCATATAAATAGTAGAGGAACACAACACCGTATCGCTCTTTTTCCATTCAGTATATAATGGTTTAGGGATAAGAGAGTTTCAGTTAAGATAACTAAGATGAAGTTATTCTTTGTCCATTTATACTCAATGAAGACATTGACAACTTCAATACTGATGATCCCAACGGCTTCTGAAGGAAACAAAACTAACCTGAAGATGGCGAAATCAACTACTTGGTATTTCTCTTCTCCTAGCTTTCCATTGTCTTTATCTGTCTTCAACTTATTCTCAATCAGCTTCCACTAAAATCCTCCATTAGACGTCCTATATTGATCAACTTGGTTTAGATGTATTAATTTTACGACCTCGACAATTTtgttctcaattttttatttgaaatatactTTGTGAGGGTTTTTTGTGAAGTTTAAAATATGGGCATACTCTTCAATGGTAAGGATCATGTCATTGTCTCCGAAGGTGAAACATATATAACCTAGATTCCAAAAATGTATTGACTTGCTGAAATTTGAATTGAGATATTTATTAGGTGGGCAATTCTCTTATACTTCTTCTCAAACAAAGTCTCATCCACATACTCCAAGACTGACACAAGCTTCTTTATATTGTCCATGGAGTAATATACTTTGGTCATGTGTGATAGTTCCCCAACCTCGGTCATTGGGCAATCCTCTTCAACTAATTGCATCATCTCGAATCTTTCCCCATACTCAGAGAAAATTATGGAAGTCATGGTCTTAGCTCAAAAACCCATGTAGAGTTCAAGATTTTAATCAGGTTTGCCCTAATGcaaaatgaaatattaaggAGTCCATACCCTAAAGGGAGGTTCTAGGTTATTAAATGAGGGGTAAGTTCACTATCTGATCTCAAAAGGGTTTATGATCTATCTAGTAACCACCTTTCATGAAGGCAGTATAAGGGTTTACAAGAAATGGTTGGGGCATAGTGTGACCGTCATTATCAAATAAACGCTCAactcatagttggatgtttcatgAATCTGAACCCCGACTGAAAGTCATGCAACAAACCGCTACTCTGCACTTAACCTAGAGTTCggtttattcaaaaattaagaTGCATAAAGGCATTAATCTATACCCGATGTACTTatgcatgaaaaatatataaaaatgcatACTAAAgcagtaaaaagaaaaatatgccTAAGTTAAATTAAACAGGCCAACAAAATAATTAggcaaataatcaaacaaacaaagtttAGTACAACCCGACAAGTCCCCTGTGGAGTTACCATCCTATCGTGACAACGTCGTGTGACGGATCTGCCTCCTAGAATTAAgggtgttttgggtttaatcataaagttataatTATAGAGTTCAGGAATCACCAGCTTGTATTATGGTCATTATGAAATCTAATGGTCTGTGAGAGTCTGGGTAAAGAGATTAGTTGTGCAAGGAGAAGATGTATCACCCTCAATACACCCTACAtaaggtaaactgcattgttgattgattatttttctaaatcatgtttctattcgttggtctcaTCTAAGATTAAAGGCAAATCTCCCTTCATGAGGAAGTCTCTAACTTGATGGGTTAAATCTTAATCGTTTTAAGGCCCATatttagcatcacatttattttatctattgtatctttaatacttgagggtatattttacagtgtaattttatactctcaaatattaaagtcttatagataaattataactctctgaataaaaaaactaattgttgtgagatttttggtattttgatcaaaccctaatggataattataaaccagttatgatatccattttgtatttttaaaacacgataaaaaatgtgattttatccttcttagaaaatataaatgaaaatactttaggatttggccatatgtacaaaaacaaaatattttttgtttttgaaatgaaggttttttaaaaactttttgatttttttgaaatttcaaagaaaataagatattttttatattagaaatgtatcttacagtgtaagtctaCGACACGATATTAggcaaaattattagaaaaaacatgCGACGGacctaaatgattttaaaatggtccttaaaattttttagttttttttttttggctttttattaGGCTTGTTTGGTTAAACCTTAAAACAAAGATGTATAAAAAGAGTAAAGGAAAGGCATTACAGTGTGTTAGGCAAACACACCCTTAGTCTAAGAAATGGGTTGGTTGGGCCCGAGGCCCGAGCTTGGTCTAATTGTGTTGGGCTGACTAAAGGCCCAACAATTTCCATTTTTAGTGTCGCAAGGGGGCGCGATGTTGTCTGGCGACGGCGAAGGCTTTCTGTCGTGCCTCCTGTTGTGAGGTATTGTGTGCTGGGaagggtttttggatttaatcataaaattataattaatgt encodes:
- the LOC127903913 gene encoding uncharacterized protein LOC127903913; this encodes MVETKVTEMVIKVVDLGCEKCHKKIKRVLCAIPQIQNQTYDKKENTVTITVVGCCPEKIKKKIYCKGGPTVKCIEIIKPPDPKPEPKQQTVAVVDITFVCNHFCMPTPPAYCYVPCRWSECDIWGDGCCSCRSVCRSAYVCED